The Rosa rugosa chromosome 1, drRosRugo1.1, whole genome shotgun sequence genomic sequence GTGTTTACATCACAACTTCTTAACTATCTGTACATGGtagcggaaggatatgtaatggtcattctggccttaccgtattaatgaaatctatatgattatttgtaaaaaaaaaagtcttttgATTTCGGACCTGATTTTTGGGAATTGAATACACATGTTGATCAAAATATATTATCGATGGGGTTAAAGATTCTAGCTATTGTCTAAaaggtggtgctattcacacacccgaTTTCTCTATttacacaccccctctatttttctattactttaaattcactttatttttacaaattgCCCTAACTACCATCCCTTGCAATtctaattatttttcttttttttctttttggcaagtcaatcatgaatcaattatcatctaaattgcaaagtttgtcctcaTACGAGTAGGAAGGGTAAGACGCATGCTTTACTCCGTTGTTTTCTGGAgttccaatattgcacctagATATTAAAGTTTCTCGTCTCTTATAGATTGACAATAAGCCATTTTCAGATGCAATATGCAAATTTAGAAAATTTTtaggtacaaaaaaaaaattggagtatAGTTTAAAATTAATTGAACAAGACTTACCTGAAGGGCTAGACAATTGCAGACACACGCATAATCAATGGTATGAAACTCTTAATATAATGTATTTTAGATAACTGTATTGAAAGAACACTCACCCATAAATAAAAGTTCAACATTaggctgaaaaaaaaaactagactTTGGAACATTATTTCCAGTATGTAACAAGTAGATCCTATGCAATAATATCTCAAATGTTGCAAAATAGCATCCAAAGAAAATACAATAGCACTTCAGTCAAAAGATTGTTGTTACGCAATAGCACTACAAATCTGCAACAAAACATAAACAGAAAGAGCACAATGTTAGTCAATGCAAAGTTTTATAATGGATATCAGTAGTCACAGAAACTTTCCTGATTACTTCCTCATCACTCAAAACTTAACTTCTTCATGCAAAATCTAAAGATCATGGTCAAAATTCTGATGTAAACAAAAAATTTGAATCATCAACCCTACATAAGATTTTAAGAACATTACCTAATGACTTAGAAAAACAGTTTATCTCATTAAAATCGTCAACGTTCAGGAAGCAACAAAGGTGCAAAAGTCAATAAGACAAAACACTCAATTTCCTTTATTACTTCCTCATCACTCCAAACTTAACTTGTTCATGCTAAATCTAAAGAGAAATTAGGAAATTTGATACCAATTTGTCACATCCCAATCTGGGGGTATGACTTAAGGGGTTCTCAATCAAGAGAAATTTAGAATAAGACCAAATTTAACACAATTTAAAGTGGAACCTTAAGGCAAGAATAGCTCAGCTTTGGAGATTTACTAAAAATTCATTTGTGCAGCAATGAACttgaaattttccagaatcaAAGTAAACACATTAAGGTAGAGCATGTTAGAATTTCATGCAGTTTGGAGTTTGGGAAGTAAGGCAAAACTTGAACACAAACTGACTTGCAAAATAAGGGTTATGAAGTCCTCGTATgcgggaaaataagggtttagaaTAATGCGATGATTGATTtgcaaaattaaaaaattaaaaaaaataatcataatTGCAATGGAGGGTacgtagttagggtaatttgtaaaaataaattgaattaaagtaaaagaaaaaaaaatgtgaatagagaaaatgagtgtgtgATAGCACCACCATTGTCTAAaatatttttgttcttttactTTTGAAGAGAGTGAATAAAATCGAGGGTGCATTAAAACTTTTCTATAGTAATTCCTTTTCATTATGCTTTTTGGAGAATTGGTTAACGatataattttattaataataaagagAATTACAAGCAATAAAGTATGACAAAACCGCATATATATTCAATCTTAATAATTAAAAGATCAAAATTAAAACCTTGATCTAAAACTATTCCATAGGATTCCATCTATGTCATTGTAACATTACCATAACATAATATCCAAAGAGGATCATCCCACATTAAACTAATCAGACCCATTTTAACTTAATCATTCCCAAAAGATAGCGAAGAAAACAATGTTGTTGTCATGCAACTGTCATGACGTACAAAAAATGCAAAACATCTTCACCTACCCTAATGAACCCtctaattaaaattaattaaaatattTTACCACATACAAAAGCCTAGTTAGACATTTCTAACAAGTAGAAATCAAAAACCCCTCCCTAACCCGGCCAACCCCCAAATCAAAATCATTAAAGTCATCTTCACGTGATTATCTTAATCACCATTTTAAGCCACCCCactaattaaaataattaagaACGCTAATTAAGTAATTAGTTTAATTTTCCTTAGGTCTCTTAGCCTTTTAGGGTTCTCCCCCATCTCCAACACTACTCTCTTCGCCGGCAGCTATAGTTTTCAAAATGAAACCAACAACCCGGTCTCGTCGCTCTCGTGGTGGGCCCCGACGAAACCCTAAGATGACATGGCAGCTCCGGCCGGGACCACATGTCTGGCTCCGTTGAGCCATTTGACGTGGATGTGGGCCCGGGTGTTCTCAGAGTAGCCGACAGTTTCTGGGACAGAAATGTTTCTACTGTCTGCTATGACCAACTTGTATCCGTCAGAGTCCGTCCAAGTAACAATTGGTCCGGCTGTCCGCGTGGCACTCATGGACGTCAACGTAATGCGAtctccctatataaaccctcctCCTCCACAATGGTCTGCACCACACCACCAGCACCAAtctccttcatcttcttcctctgatAGCTTCACCATCATCTTCATCGTTTTCATTTCCTTTCACCAGATTCGATCATGGCCATTGATTCAGTAACTTCATCCCCTCTGGGCCCACCAGCCACCGAGAAGGACGCCAAGGCGCTTCAGTTCATAGAGGAGACGACCAAAAACACTGACGCTGTGCAGGAGAGGGTTCTCACTGAGATTCTCAGCCGAAACGCCGAAACCGAGTACCTGAAGCGTTTCGGCCTCAACGGAGCGACTGACCGTGACACGTTCAAGTCCAAAATCCCGGTGGTCACGTATGAAGATCTTCAGCCTGAGATTCAACGTATCGCTAATGGTGACCGCTCTCCCATCTTGAGCTCTCATCCCATCTCTGAATTCCTTACCAGGTAATTAACTAgaaccttctttttctttttctttttctttttctttttctttttaattatttttttcatgGATGTTTAATATAATGTAGTGTTTGCTCATCAAATTTAATTATGATTTGCATGCAGTTCTGGGACTTCAGCCGGTGAGAGAAAACTGATGCCTACGATTCACGAAGAATTGGACCGTCGCACGCTACTGTACAGCTTGCTCCAGCCCGTGATGAATCTGTAAATCCTTAATCCCTTGACTATTTCCATGCTTTTGTTGGCTGCAATTAACTTCTTTTGCTCAAGTTTCGTGTGCAGTTAATTTTTCGTTGATAAACTTTATGAGCAATTAATTGGTTTGCAACTGATTTTCGAATTTTCTGTTGATTTTTGTAGTTACGTGCCCGACTTGGACAAGGGAAAGGGATTGTACTTTTTGTTCATCAAGGCCGAGACCAAGACTCCCGGCGGGCTATTAGCCCGTCCGGTTTTGACGAGTTACTACAAGAGCGAGCACTTCAAGACCAGGCCGTACGACCCCTACAATGTCTACACCAGCCCCAACGAAGCCATTCTCTGCTCCGACTCGTTTCAAAGCATGTACGCCCAAATGCTTTGCGGCCTCATCATGCGCGAGCAAGTCCTCCGCGTAGGGGCGGTCTTCGCCTCCGGCCTACTCCGAGCCATCCGTTTCCTTCAGCTCAACTGGCAACAACTAGCCGAAGACATCAAAACCGGAAttctaaaccctaaaatcaCAGATGCTTCTATCCGGGAGAAGATGGTGGAGCTTTTGAAACCCGACGCGGAGCTGGCGGAGTTCATCAAAAAGGAGTGTGAAGGAGAGAATTGGGAGGGGATAATCCCCAGGATTTGGCCCAACACGAAGTACCTCGATGTGATAGTCACCGGTGCAATGGCTCAGTACATTCCAACACTGGATTACTACAGCAATAGCCTACCCAAGGCTTGCACAATGTACGCTTCTTCTGAATGCTATTTTGGCCTGAACCTTAAGCCGATGTGCGACCCTTCTGAAGTGTCATACACCATCATGCCGATGATGGGCTATTTCGAGTTCATTCCACACGATCCATCTGCTCCTCCTCTGTCCAAAAAGTCACCTCCAAGGCTCTTAGAGCTTGCTGACCTGGAAGTCGGAAAAGAATACGAGTTGGTCATTTCCACATACGCTGGACTGTGCCGTTACAGAGTCGGAGACATTCTCCAAGTCACCGGCTTCTACAACGCCGCGCCACAGTTCCGGTTTGTGAGGAGGAAGAACGTTTTGCTGAGCATTGACGCCGACAAAACCGACGAGGCGGAGCTCCAAAAAGGCATTGACAACGCCACCGAACTCCTCCATGAATTCAACACTTCTGTGGTGGAGTACACAAGCTACGCCGACACCAAAACATTCCCAGGACATTACGTCATTTACTGGGAGTTGATGGTGAAGGACCCGTCTATCAGTGCCCCAAGCCACGAGGTTCTTGACCGGTGCTGCCTTGTCATGGAGGAGTCCCTAAACTCTGTGTACCGGCAATACCGAGTGTCTGACAAAACAATCGGGCCGCTCGAAATTAGGGTTGTGAAGAGTGGCACATTCGAGGAGCTCATGGACTACGCCATTTCCCGCGGCGCATCGATTAATCAGTACAAGGCGCCGAGGTGCGTGAACTTCTCACCCATCATGGAGTTGCTGGACTCTAGGGTTGAATCGGTGCACTTCAGCCCGGCGCTGCCACATTGGACCCCGGAGCGACGCCATTGAAGGTAGAAGATAAGAAAGGGAAAGGACAGGGGCTTGCTTTGGCAATTCTAAGCTTTTTAAAAGTGTCTTTTCTTATATGATATTTCTTTGTCTGTCTGTGTAATAAGTTGAAGTAATCTGATGATATGTGTTTGCTTGTCCAATGGTATCTTTGTCTTTGCTTTTCCATGATCAGCTTTCTCTTTAAAGTTGAGGGAAAAAAGTGTAGGAGTTGGTGCTGATGTACCGGTCCGATCCGGTTCACAATATGTAAATTAATCTATTGATGAATCAAATGCGTGTAATATTATTGTTTATGTTAAGATATGATGACTACGATCTGTGGGATTGATTTACTTGCATGGATTTTAGTGCACGTGCTAATTATTCCTCTCTCTGGGTGACTGGGTGGTAATCAACTAGATATTGATAATTATTAAGTTAATGCGGCCCCGTTCACATGGTCACCTACTGACCAAATATCATTTGATCAGTCACCGTTCGATTGAGATcagacggttgacagctctcatctcagatttcatcacttaactgtcaaccgtccgatgtCAATCGAACGGTGACTGACCAAATAATATTTGGTCAGTAGGTGACCAGGTGATCATGACTGTAAGTTAATGAGTGAGTGATTAACAACTAGCTAACCTCTCTtagatttctttttgtttggaaGCATATCACGAGCAGTTTCATACATATGGGGGCGATTCTTTGACATTATTGACAAAAATAGTGATTGGCCTGAAATTACCTAATCGTCCCTACGTTGAACGCTAGGGTTTGTGTTCTCCAGCTTATATGTCGATGCAGTCATGAAGTTTAGGATGGAGAGGTGTGCTGTGAATGGCCTGTCATGCATGGCAAGATCGATGCTGCTCGATTTGAAAATGATGGGTGTCTTCTGGAAATTAACGGTTCTGATTAATTAAAATGTTAAACCATATTAACAATATCAGTAATACATGAAAGAAAGATCCATCTTGAGTATAAGAACCTACATTTATCTTTAAATTATTAGGGCCTACCATCATGTGAATATATAGAGGCTTAAGCATGACAGCTCAATATATTACTCGAAATGTCTAAGCAATATGTATTCTCCTTACCAGAAGTACTTCACTTTTTTCACAAGAATACATAGTGCATGGTAATGACTCATTTCATCGAAATCACTATTCACTAGTCTCATAAATATTCTCATATTGCTTTTCTTTCTCTGAGAGATGAAGCCATGGTCAGCAAAGCTCATCGTCACATAAAAATCTTACTTAAACTAGTACTATATGCCTTATCTGAATATGATGCATTattaaactctctctctcttatgaAGGTATGACTTTTAACTAATTCAGTTTCTTATGCTGAATATATGTAGTTAGCATA encodes the following:
- the LOC133721456 gene encoding probable indole-3-acetic acid-amido synthetase GH3.1 codes for the protein MAIDSVTSSPLGPPATEKDAKALQFIEETTKNTDAVQERVLTEILSRNAETEYLKRFGLNGATDRDTFKSKIPVVTYEDLQPEIQRIANGDRSPILSSHPISEFLTSSGTSAGERKLMPTIHEELDRRTLLYSLLQPVMNLYVPDLDKGKGLYFLFIKAETKTPGGLLARPVLTSYYKSEHFKTRPYDPYNVYTSPNEAILCSDSFQSMYAQMLCGLIMREQVLRVGAVFASGLLRAIRFLQLNWQQLAEDIKTGILNPKITDASIREKMVELLKPDAELAEFIKKECEGENWEGIIPRIWPNTKYLDVIVTGAMAQYIPTLDYYSNSLPKACTMYASSECYFGLNLKPMCDPSEVSYTIMPMMGYFEFIPHDPSAPPLSKKSPPRLLELADLEVGKEYELVISTYAGLCRYRVGDILQVTGFYNAAPQFRFVRRKNVLLSIDADKTDEAELQKGIDNATELLHEFNTSVVEYTSYADTKTFPGHYVIYWELMVKDPSISAPSHEVLDRCCLVMEESLNSVYRQYRVSDKTIGPLEIRVVKSGTFEELMDYAISRGASINQYKAPRCVNFSPIMELLDSRVESVHFSPALPHWTPERRH